From the genome of Opisthocomus hoazin isolate bOpiHoa1 chromosome 8, bOpiHoa1.hap1, whole genome shotgun sequence, one region includes:
- the LOC104329843 gene encoding cytoglobin-1, with protein MSFSEAEVQSARGAWEKIYVDAEDNGTTVLVRMFTEHPDTKSYFTHFKGMGSAEEMKQSDQIRGHGKRVFTAINDMVQHLDNSEAFLGIVNPLGKKHATQLKIDPKNFRIICDIILQLMEEKFGGDCKASFEKVTNEICTHLNNVYKEAGW; from the exons ATGTCATTCTCTGAAGCAGAGGTGCAAAGTGCCCGTGGCGCCTGGGAGAAGATATATGTGGATGCCGAGGACAATGGGACAACCGTGCTGGTCAG GATGTTTACCGAGCACCCAGACACCAAGTCCTACTTCACACACTTCAAAGGCATGGGCTCCGCTGAAGAGATGAAACAGTCAGATCAGATCAGGGGCCACGGCAAGAGGGTTTTCACCGCCATAAACGACATGGTGCAACACCTGGACAACTCCGAGGCTTTTCTTGGGATAGTGAACCCACTTGGCAAGAAACATGCCACCCAGCTGAAGATTGACCCCAAAAACTTTAGG ATTATCTGTGACATTATCTTGCAACTGATGGAGGAGAAATTTGGTGGAGACTGCAAAGCTTCCTTTGAGAAGGTGACCAATGAAATCTGCACTCACCTGAACAACGTCTACAAAGAGGCGGGTTGGTGA